A window of the Luoshenia tenuis genome harbors these coding sequences:
- a CDS encoding potassium channel family protein produces the protein MKQFAIIGLGRFGSSVAQTLYMLGHDVLVVDSDAERVDEISDYVTHAVQADATDEGALKALGLRNFDVAVVTIGTDIQSSILITLLCKELGVKHVIAKAQNELHAKVLYKIGADKVVFPERDMGMRVAHTLVSNNILDFIELSPDYSMLEMAVMEDWIGYTLKDLELRNRYGINVIAIKRDNGIEISPNGNNILLSGDVLLVIGSVKDIRKLENARAD, from the coding sequence ATGAAACAGTTTGCGATTATCGGCTTGGGCCGTTTTGGTTCCAGCGTGGCCCAGACGCTTTACATGCTGGGGCACGATGTGCTGGTGGTGGATTCGGACGCCGAGCGGGTGGACGAAATATCGGATTACGTAACCCATGCCGTGCAGGCGGATGCTACCGATGAGGGGGCGCTAAAGGCGCTGGGGCTACGCAACTTTGATGTGGCCGTCGTCACCATTGGTACGGATATCCAATCCAGCATTCTCATTACGCTGCTGTGTAAGGAGCTGGGGGTCAAGCACGTCATTGCCAAGGCACAAAACGAGCTGCACGCCAAAGTGCTCTACAAAATCGGCGCGGACAAGGTGGTTTTCCCGGAACGGGATATGGGGATGCGCGTTGCGCACACGCTGGTTTCCAATAATATTTTGGATTTTATCGAGCTTTCACCCGATTACAGCATGCTGGAGATGGCCGTGATGGAGGATTGGATCGGCTATACCCTCAAAGATCTGGAGCTGCGCAACCGCTATGGGATTAATGTGATCGCCATTAAGCGGGATAACGGCATCGAAATCTCGCCAAATGGAAACAATATCCTGTTATCGGGGGATGTGCTGCTGGTGATCGGCTCGGTCAAGGATATCCGCAAGCTGGAAAACGCGCGGGCGGACTAG
- a CDS encoding TrkH family potassium uptake protein, protein MVTARQKKMRPAQILALGFMGIILAGTLLLMLPISSSTGLGIGAVNALFTSTSAVCVTGLTVIEVGRDLSLFGQIVLLALIQIGGLGFMTMATTIFLLLGKRITLRERLVMQEALGEFRLTGLVRLTRNILIMTVCIELCGALLLSTRFVPIYGWAKGLYYGVFHSISAFCNAGFDLVVESESIIAFQNDVVVNFTIMGLIILGGIGFSVIYDIVKKRKFKRFSLHTKVVLCVTVFLILFGAVAFFALEIDNPKTLGDPDMPWYSKGMGALFQSVTVRTAGFNTISQDHLSLSSKILSMLLMFIGASPASTGGGVKTTTFAVVMLLVYNTIAGKPNLNLFKRRLSPGIAQRALSIIVISIAIVLISAMGMSLVEPTSIPSESLMYEVFSAFGTVGLSTGITADLHVVSKFILIITMFFGRVGPLTLTLALALRQSHNKSAAYKYPEDRLMVG, encoded by the coding sequence TTGGTCACAGCTCGGCAGAAAAAAATGCGCCCGGCGCAGATTCTGGCCCTGGGTTTTATGGGCATCATCCTTGCCGGAACGTTGCTTTTAATGTTGCCAATTTCTTCGTCCACAGGTTTGGGGATCGGCGCGGTCAACGCGCTGTTTACCTCGACCTCCGCCGTTTGCGTTACCGGACTTACCGTGATCGAGGTGGGGCGCGATCTATCCCTTTTTGGGCAGATCGTGCTGCTGGCGCTGATCCAGATCGGCGGCTTGGGCTTTATGACCATGGCCACCACGATCTTTCTGCTGCTGGGCAAGCGCATCACCCTGCGCGAGCGACTGGTCATGCAGGAGGCGCTGGGCGAATTCCGCCTGACAGGGCTGGTCCGGCTAACGCGTAATATCCTGATCATGACGGTGTGTATCGAACTATGCGGCGCGCTGCTGCTGTCGACTCGCTTTGTGCCCATATACGGTTGGGCTAAAGGGCTGTATTATGGCGTGTTCCATTCAATATCCGCTTTTTGTAACGCCGGATTCGACCTGGTGGTCGAGTCGGAGAGCATCATCGCGTTCCAAAACGATGTGGTCGTCAACTTTACCATCATGGGGCTGATCATCCTAGGTGGCATCGGCTTTTCGGTGATCTATGATATCGTTAAAAAGCGCAAATTCAAGCGCTTTTCCCTACATACAAAGGTGGTTTTATGCGTTACGGTGTTTTTGATTTTGTTTGGCGCCGTAGCGTTTTTTGCGCTGGAGATCGATAATCCCAAGACGCTGGGCGACCCGGATATGCCCTGGTATTCCAAGGGGATGGGAGCGCTATTTCAATCGGTTACCGTAAGAACGGCGGGGTTCAACACCATTAGCCAGGATCATCTCAGCCTTTCTTCCAAGATATTATCCATGCTGCTGATGTTTATCGGCGCTTCGCCGGCTTCGACGGGCGGCGGCGTCAAGACTACGACTTTTGCAGTTGTCATGCTTTTGGTTTATAATACGATTGCGGGCAAGCCCAACTTGAATCTGTTTAAGCGCAGGCTATCGCCCGGTATCGCGCAGCGCGCGCTGTCCATCATCGTGATCAGCATCGCCATCGTTTTGATCAGCGCAATGGGGATGAGCCTGGTGGAGCCCACCAGCATCCCCAGTGAAAGCCTGATGTATGAGGTGTTCTCGGCCTTTGGCACGGTGGGGTTGAGCACGGGCATCACAGCGGACCTGCATGTGGTGAGCAAGTTTATTCTAATCATTACCATGTTCTTTGGCCGGGTAGGGCCGCTGACGCTGACGCTGGCGCTGGCACTGCGCCAGTCGCACAACAAGAGCGCAGCTTACAAGTACCCGGAAGACCGGTTGATGGTAGGCTAA
- a CDS encoding AMP-binding protein, with protein MFEEFLTRSEFSSYKDFKENFKVNVPENFNYGFDVVDRLGMEKPDKLALLWTNVAGDERRFTFADIMRNSNKVANYLKSQGIKRGDKVMLILKRHYQFWFAIIALHKLGAVCIPATHLLTKKDLVYRNNAASVKAIICTSDGEIAEHVEASQAESPTLEMKFIVNGDREGWLNLDAGMEACSDVFPRPAGEEATHNEDMMLLYFTSGTTGMPKMVGHDFVYPLGHIVTGAFWHQVQEDGIHLTVSDTGWGKAVWGKLYGQWMAETVVFVYDFDKFIPEDLLAVLEKYRITTFCAPPTIYRFLIKANFSSYDLSSLSYCTVAGEPLNPEVFNQFHKLTGIKLYEGFGQTETTLTVATYPWMEPRPGSMGLPSPGYDIDIVDEDGKPSKPGEVGQIVIRTDKGKPLGMFRGYYRDDALTAKMWHDDVYYTGDMAWKDEQGYFWYEGRADDVIKSSGYRIGPFEVESVLLQHPAVLEAAISGAEDPVRGIVVKATIVLAQGYEASDALTKELQNYVKTNTAPYKYPRVVEYVEELPKTISGKIRRVELRNRK; from the coding sequence ATCTTTGAAGAATTTTTAACCCGCAGCGAATTTTCTTCTTATAAGGATTTTAAGGAGAACTTTAAGGTCAACGTACCGGAGAACTTTAACTACGGCTTTGACGTGGTGGACCGACTGGGCATGGAAAAGCCCGATAAGCTGGCCCTGCTTTGGACCAATGTGGCCGGGGACGAGCGGCGCTTTACCTTTGCCGACATCATGCGCAACAGTAATAAAGTGGCAAACTACTTGAAAAGCCAGGGCATCAAGCGCGGCGATAAAGTCATGCTGATCCTTAAGCGCCATTATCAGTTCTGGTTTGCCATCATCGCGCTGCATAAGCTGGGCGCGGTCTGCATCCCGGCGACCCATCTTTTGACGAAAAAGGATCTGGTGTACCGCAACAATGCGGCAAGCGTCAAGGCCATCATCTGCACCTCGGATGGGGAGATCGCCGAGCATGTGGAGGCCAGCCAGGCTGAATCGCCCACGCTGGAGATGAAGTTTATCGTCAATGGCGACCGGGAGGGCTGGCTCAACCTGGATGCGGGGATGGAGGCGTGCAGCGATGTGTTCCCGCGCCCTGCCGGCGAGGAAGCTACGCATAATGAAGACATGATGCTGCTTTACTTCACCTCCGGAACTACGGGAATGCCCAAAATGGTGGGGCACGATTTTGTCTATCCTCTGGGGCATATCGTCACTGGTGCCTTTTGGCATCAGGTGCAGGAGGATGGCATCCATCTGACCGTATCGGATACTGGATGGGGCAAGGCGGTATGGGGCAAGCTCTATGGACAGTGGATGGCCGAAACAGTGGTCTTTGTCTACGACTTTGACAAATTCATCCCGGAAGACCTGCTGGCCGTGCTGGAGAAATACCGCATCACGACTTTCTGCGCGCCGCCCACCATCTATCGTTTCTTGATCAAGGCGAATTTCTCTTCCTACGATTTAAGCTCGCTGTCCTATTGTACCGTAGCGGGCGAGCCGCTCAATCCGGAGGTGTTCAACCAGTTCCACAAACTGACCGGTATCAAGCTCTATGAGGGATTTGGCCAGACGGAGACCACGCTGACGGTGGCGACTTACCCCTGGATGGAGCCGCGGCCGGGTTCCATGGGTCTTCCCTCTCCGGGCTATGACATCGATATCGTGGATGAGGACGGCAAGCCCTCCAAGCCCGGCGAGGTCGGGCAGATCGTGATCCGTACCGATAAGGGCAAACCGCTGGGCATGTTCCGCGGCTACTATCGCGACGATGCGCTGACGGCTAAAATGTGGCATGATGACGTTTATTATACGGGTGATATGGCCTGGAAGGATGAGCAGGGCTATTTCTGGTATGAGGGCCGGGCGGACGATGTGATCAAATCCTCCGGTTACCGCATCGGGCCCTTTGAGGTGGAGAGCGTACTGCTACAGCATCCGGCGGTTTTGGAGGCCGCTATCTCCGGCGCGGAGGACCCGGTCCGCGGGATCGTGGTCAAGGCGACGATCGTACTGGCCCAAGGGTATGAGGCCAGCGACGCGCTGACCAAGGAACTGCAAAATTACGTTAAAACCAATACGGCTCCCTACAAATATCCCAGGGTGGTGGAGTATGTGGAGGAACTGCCCAAGACCATCTCGGGCAAGATCCGCCGGGTAGAGCTGCGCAACCGCAAATAA
- a CDS encoding helix-turn-helix domain-containing protein, which yields MQEQIKQIAMRIQVLRDILGISAEQMAEHLSMTAEQYARYEAGGEDFSFSLLYKIANFLGVDFTDLLTGDSPKLHMCCFIKKGEGLAIDRRKAYRYQHLAPTFSNKKAEPFQVRVPYEPDKAGCPERNSHEGQEFDFMLSGKMRILVGESEFIMEAGDCIYYDSGYPHAMEALDGDAEFLAIIMK from the coding sequence ATGCAGGAACAGATTAAACAGATTGCCATGCGCATACAGGTGCTGCGGGATATTTTAGGCATTAGTGCAGAGCAGATGGCCGAGCACCTTTCCATGACGGCGGAACAGTACGCCCGTTATGAGGCGGGTGGAGAGGATTTCTCCTTTAGCCTGCTTTATAAGATCGCCAATTTCTTGGGCGTGGATTTTACTGATTTACTCACCGGCGACAGCCCGAAGCTGCACATGTGCTGCTTCATCAAAAAGGGAGAGGGACTGGCGATCGACCGGCGCAAAGCCTACCGCTACCAGCACCTGGCGCCCACCTTCAGCAATAAAAAGGCGGAACCCTTTCAGGTACGCGTGCCCTATGAGCCGGACAAGGCCGGCTGCCCGGAGCGCAACAGCCATGAAGGGCAGGAATTCGACTTTATGCTTTCCGGAAAGATGCGCATTCTCGTAGGGGAGAGCGAGTTCATCATGGAGGCGGGGGATTGTATTTATTACGATTCAGGTTATCCCCACGCCATGGAAGCGCTGGATGGCGACGCGGAATTCCTGGCCATCATCATGAAGTAG
- a CDS encoding dihydrodipicolinate synthase family protein, which translates to MMMKPEGIYSAMMTPFDAQGRVDTEQAKAITRFLVEKKVDGAFCVSNVGEFLHMDMDEKKALIDAVLEAGEGKLRVTPGVCDVKLKDSIALAQYSARAGADAVVICAPYYYPYPQEYILTYLKEVVENAPLPVILYNAPGFTSAIQMDNLLSLCAHPNVVGVKESSGDIRFTYQLMRALEEQKIDINVMVGFEELLLPGLTAGVKGCTVSCGGIIPEVLHEILNAYRAGDMVRASAAQKAVVAVTDELKKIGFPYGYKLGCLARGFDFKLFKEPCMAALEQKLVAELPRVRAVICQQMENLGLKM; encoded by the coding sequence ATGATGATGAAACCGGAAGGGATCTACAGCGCCATGATGACGCCCTTTGATGCGCAGGGGCGGGTCGACACGGAGCAGGCCAAGGCCATTACGCGATTCTTGGTCGAAAAAAAGGTAGATGGTGCCTTTTGCGTAAGCAATGTGGGCGAATTCCTCCATATGGATATGGACGAGAAAAAGGCGCTGATCGATGCGGTGTTGGAGGCGGGCGAGGGCAAGCTCAGGGTAACGCCGGGCGTGTGCGATGTGAAGCTGAAGGATTCCATTGCGCTGGCGCAATATAGCGCCCGAGCCGGCGCGGACGCGGTGGTAATCTGCGCGCCCTATTATTATCCCTATCCGCAAGAGTATATCCTCACCTATCTCAAGGAGGTGGTGGAAAATGCGCCGCTCCCGGTCATCCTGTATAATGCGCCCGGCTTTACCAGCGCCATACAGATGGATAACCTGCTCTCGCTGTGCGCCCATCCCAATGTGGTGGGGGTAAAGGAGTCCAGCGGCGACATTCGCTTTACGTACCAGCTCATGCGCGCCCTGGAGGAACAAAAGATCGATATCAACGTGATGGTGGGGTTTGAGGAATTGCTGCTCCCTGGCCTGACGGCGGGCGTCAAGGGCTGCACGGTATCCTGCGGCGGCATCATACCCGAGGTGCTGCACGAGATCTTAAATGCCTACCGCGCGGGAGACATGGTACGGGCTAGCGCCGCACAAAAGGCTGTGGTAGCGGTGACCGATGAACTGAAAAAGATCGGCTTCCCTTACGGTTATAAACTGGGGTGCCTGGCGCGCGGGTTTGACTTTAAGTTGTTTAAAGAACCCTGCATGGCCGCGTTAGAGCAGAAACTGGTCGCGGAGCTGCCTCGCGTGCGCGCGGTCATCTGCCAGCAGATGGAAAATCTCGGGTTAAAAATGTAA
- a CDS encoding helix-turn-helix domain-containing protein, translating into MEIGSKIKRMRMQHGLTQQELADRCELSKGFISQLERDLASPSIATLMDILECLGTDLKNFFNEDSAEKVIFSAEDTFIKTNEELGTTIEWLVPNCQKNDMEPILMTLQPGKCTDSDSPHSGEEFGYVLSGTIQVHLGNQRYRARKGDAFYFPADTAHSISNPGKSAAKFLWVSTPPSF; encoded by the coding sequence GTGGAAATCGGCAGTAAGATCAAACGCATGCGGATGCAGCACGGGCTGACCCAGCAGGAGCTGGCGGACCGGTGTGAACTATCCAAGGGGTTTATCTCCCAGCTGGAGCGGGATCTGGCCTCGCCCTCCATCGCCACGCTGATGGACATCCTCGAATGTTTGGGGACGGATCTAAAGAACTTTTTTAACGAAGACTCGGCTGAAAAGGTGATCTTCTCGGCGGAGGATACTTTTATCAAGACCAACGAGGAGCTGGGGACGACGATCGAATGGTTGGTGCCCAACTGCCAGAAGAACGATATGGAACCCATTTTGATGACCCTACAGCCCGGTAAATGTACGGATTCCGACAGCCCGCACAGCGGCGAGGAGTTCGGTTACGTGCTCTCCGGCACCATTCAGGTGCATTTGGGCAACCAACGTTACCGGGCCCGTAAAGGAGACGCTTTCTACTTCCCCGCCGATACGGCGCACAGCATCAGCAACCCGGGTAAGTCGGCGGCCAAATTCCTGTGGGTATCGACGCCGCCCAGTTTTTAA
- a CDS encoding ABC transporter ATP-binding protein, with amino-acid sequence MNAENKQIELIDITKNYDGEDVLKNINLYIKEDEFLTLLGPSGCGKTTTLRLIAGFEYPTNGKILFDGQDITDMPPYKRRVNTVFQRYALFPHMNVAQNIAFGPNLRKEDRKKTDKRVSEMLELVGLKGYEKRAVDALSGGQQQRVAIARALINQPDVLLLDEPLGALDLKLRKEMQGELKKMQQHLGITFVYVTHDQEEALTMSDEVVVLKDGIIQQIGTPVDIYNEPKNAFVADFIGESNILDGMMEKDLVVHFDGHRFECVDSGFGNDKPVDVVVRPEDIYIVDEEHGMVCGQVTSLTFKGVHNEMFIHSDDGFDWMVHDTGSFPVGSRVGLIVRPDDIHIMKKGVQNA; translated from the coding sequence TTGAACGCAGAGAACAAGCAGATCGAACTGATCGATATTACCAAAAATTATGACGGTGAAGACGTCCTTAAAAATATCAACCTTTATATAAAAGAAGATGAGTTTTTGACCCTGCTGGGGCCCAGCGGCTGCGGCAAAACCACGACGCTGCGCTTGATCGCTGGATTTGAGTACCCTACCAACGGCAAAATCCTCTTTGACGGGCAGGATATTACCGATATGCCGCCCTATAAGCGCCGGGTCAACACCGTGTTCCAGCGCTACGCCCTCTTTCCCCACATGAACGTGGCGCAGAACATCGCCTTTGGCCCCAATCTGCGTAAAGAGGACCGGAAAAAGACCGATAAGCGCGTCAGCGAGATGCTGGAGCTAGTCGGCCTCAAGGGATATGAAAAGCGTGCGGTAGACGCTTTGAGCGGCGGCCAGCAGCAGCGCGTGGCCATCGCCCGGGCGCTGATCAATCAGCCGGATGTACTGCTGTTAGACGAGCCCCTGGGCGCGCTGGACCTGAAACTGCGTAAAGAGATGCAGGGCGAACTTAAAAAGATGCAGCAGCACCTGGGCATCACCTTTGTCTACGTCACCCACGATCAGGAAGAAGCCCTGACCATGAGCGACGAGGTAGTTGTTTTAAAAGACGGCATTATCCAGCAGATCGGTACGCCGGTAGATATTTATAACGAGCCTAAAAACGCCTTTGTAGCGGATTTTATCGGCGAGAGCAATATCTTGGACGGCATGATGGAAAAAGATCTGGTAGTGCATTTTGACGGGCACCGCTTCGAGTGCGTGGACAGCGGCTTTGGCAACGACAAGCCGGTGGATGTGGTAGTGCGGCCGGAGGATATTTATATCGTGGATGAGGAGCACGGCATGGTCTGCGGCCAGGTGACCTCGCTGACCTTTAAAGGCGTGCATAACGAAATGTTCATCCATAGCGACGATGGGTTTGATTGGATGGTGCACGATACCGGCAGCTTCCCCGTCGGCTCCCGCGTGGGGCTGATCGTTCGTCCGGATGACATCCATATCATGAAAAAAGGTGTTCAAAATGCGTAG
- a CDS encoding ABC transporter permease, giving the protein MRRRYFAYPYSIWMVIFIVVPMLLVLYYSFTDGSGAFTMENFQKFFQPMYLNILWRSLWLAFISTALCLLIGYPAALALASKDLSRAKAFSVLFIVPMWMNFLLRTYAWVVLLERTGIINSWLTALGLPIQTLLYTDGAIILGMVYNFLPFMILPIYSVLRKMDRSYIEAAEDLGANGLTVFRKITLPMSVPGVISGITMVFMPAASTFVISRLLGGSKTMLIGDLIENQFLLTGDMNFGSALSVALMLFILLSMAIMNAFDKNKKTTGGLW; this is encoded by the coding sequence ATGCGTAGACGTTATTTTGCCTATCCCTATAGCATCTGGATGGTGATCTTCATCGTCGTCCCCATGCTGCTGGTGCTCTATTATTCCTTTACCGACGGCAGCGGCGCCTTTACGATGGAAAACTTTCAAAAGTTTTTCCAGCCCATGTACCTGAATATTCTGTGGCGCTCTTTATGGCTGGCCTTTATCTCTACGGCGCTGTGCCTGCTGATCGGCTACCCGGCGGCGCTGGCGCTGGCCTCTAAGGACCTGAGCCGGGCCAAGGCCTTTTCGGTTCTGTTCATCGTGCCGATGTGGATGAACTTTTTGCTGCGCACCTATGCCTGGGTGGTACTGCTGGAGCGCACCGGCATTATCAACTCCTGGTTGACGGCGCTGGGGCTGCCCATTCAAACGCTGCTATATACCGATGGCGCCATCATTTTGGGCATGGTCTATAACTTTTTGCCCTTTATGATCCTCCCCATCTACTCGGTGCTGCGCAAGATGGACCGCTCCTACATCGAGGCGGCGGAGGACCTGGGCGCTAACGGGCTAACGGTGTTCCGCAAAATCACCCTGCCCATGAGCGTGCCCGGCGTGATCTCGGGCATCACCATGGTCTTTATGCCTGCGGCTTCCACCTTTGTAATTTCACGGTTATTGGGTGGCAGCAAGACCATGCTGATAGGCGATCTGATCGAAAATCAGTTTTTGCTCACGGGCGATATGAACTTTGGTTCCGCCCTGTCTGTGGCGCTGATGCTCTTTATCCTGCTGAGCATGGCGATCATGAATGCGTTTGATAAGAACAAGAAGACGACGGGAGGGCTGTGGTAA
- a CDS encoding ABC transporter permease, producing MMRFLRRSYLTLILIFLYAPILVLIVYSFNDSKTMGNWGGFTFRWYAELFQDPEILNALFYTVVIALLTALISMVIGTIAAIGIHYLPRVSSIFYTNITYLPILNPDIVTGISLMVLYLSMQMELGFVTLLLSHITFSVPYVIFSVLPKLRQLNPNTYEAALDLGAKPMKAIWQVTIPEIMPGIITGGILAFTLSLDDFVISFFTTAGIQNLSILVYSMARRGINPAINALSALMFVCVLALLLIVNKRSGEDAIDFI from the coding sequence ATGATGCGATTTTTACGGCGCAGCTATTTAACGCTGATCCTCATATTCCTCTACGCCCCCATTTTGGTGCTGATCGTCTATTCTTTTAACGACTCTAAGACCATGGGGAATTGGGGCGGCTTTACCTTCCGCTGGTATGCAGAGCTGTTTCAGGACCCGGAGATTCTCAACGCCCTTTTTTATACCGTCGTGATCGCGCTGCTTACGGCGCTGATCTCGATGGTGATCGGCACCATCGCGGCCATTGGGATCCACTATCTCCCCCGGGTTTCGAGCATCTTTTATACCAATATAACCTATCTTCCCATCTTGAACCCGGACATCGTGACCGGTATCTCGCTGATGGTGCTCTATCTTTCTATGCAGATGGAATTGGGATTTGTTACCCTACTGCTCAGCCATATCACCTTTAGCGTACCTTACGTGATCTTTTCGGTGCTGCCTAAGCTGCGTCAGCTTAACCCCAATACCTACGAGGCGGCGCTGGATCTGGGCGCCAAACCGATGAAGGCGATTTGGCAGGTCACGATCCCAGAGATCATGCCCGGCATCATTACAGGCGGCATTCTGGCCTTTACTCTGTCCTTGGACGACTTTGTCATCAGCTTTTTTACCACCGCGGGGATACAAAATCTCTCGATCCTAGTCTACTCCATGGCCCGCCGCGGTATCAACCCAGCAATTAATGCCTTGTCGGCATTGATGTTTGTCTGCGTCCTGGCGCTACTGTTAATCGTCAACAAGCGCTCGGGCGAGGACGCGATCGACTTTATTTAA
- a CDS encoding ABC transporter substrate-binding protein, with the protein MKKTGTLLLALLLLVTTCFALVGCQNTPTVQVYNWEDYIDPEVLKDFEEETGITVKYSRFTTNEDMYALMEKGGVSYDVVFPSDYMIERMIQNDMLQTIDTSKLENYGKIGDQFKDLDYDPNNEYSVPYMWGTVGILYNKTMVNGTPDSWDVLWDEQYKDQILMIDSIRDSLGITLKKLGYSLNTQNKDEIEAAKVALQEQWPLALAYVVDEGKDKMIRGEAAMAVVWSGDAVYAMSENEDLDYFVPKEGSNFWFDAMVIPKNAKNPEYAQKFIDFMCRPDIAARNTEYIGYSTPVPEALDILEENEYPFMEAEAFNPSDDVINNCEIFHDLGDNLSYYEQIWTEIKNTPR; encoded by the coding sequence ATGAAAAAAACGGGGACCCTGCTGCTCGCGCTGTTGCTGTTGGTAACCACCTGCTTTGCGTTGGTGGGCTGCCAGAACACCCCCACCGTGCAGGTGTACAACTGGGAGGATTATATCGATCCGGAAGTGCTCAAGGATTTTGAGGAAGAGACCGGTATCACCGTAAAATACTCCCGCTTTACGACGAACGAGGATATGTATGCGCTGATGGAAAAGGGCGGCGTCAGTTATGACGTGGTTTTCCCTTCGGATTATATGATCGAGCGTATGATTCAAAACGACATGCTGCAGACCATCGATACCTCCAAGCTGGAGAACTACGGCAAGATCGGCGACCAGTTCAAGGATCTGGATTACGACCCGAATAACGAGTACTCCGTTCCCTATATGTGGGGAACCGTGGGCATCCTTTACAATAAGACCATGGTGAACGGTACGCCGGACAGCTGGGATGTGCTGTGGGATGAACAGTATAAAGATCAAATTTTGATGATCGATTCCATCCGCGATTCTCTGGGCATCACCCTTAAAAAGCTGGGCTATTCGCTCAATACCCAGAATAAGGATGAGATTGAGGCGGCTAAGGTAGCCCTGCAGGAGCAGTGGCCGCTGGCGCTGGCCTATGTGGTGGACGAGGGCAAGGATAAGATGATCCGCGGCGAGGCGGCCATGGCCGTGGTCTGGTCGGGCGATGCGGTATACGCCATGAGCGAGAACGAGGACCTGGACTATTTCGTACCCAAGGAGGGGTCAAACTTCTGGTTCGACGCCATGGTCATCCCCAAAAATGCGAAGAACCCTGAGTACGCGCAGAAGTTTATCGACTTTATGTGCCGCCCGGACATCGCGGCCCGCAATACCGAATACATCGGCTACTCTACCCCTGTGCCCGAGGCGCTGGATATTTTAGAGGAAAACGAGTATCCGTTTATGGAGGCCGAGGCCTTCAACCCTTCGGACGATGTCATCAATAACTGCGAGATCTTCCACGATCTGGGCGACAACCTCTCTTATTACGAGCAGATTTGGACCGAGATCAAAAACACCCCGCGATAA
- a CDS encoding MarR family winged helix-turn-helix transcriptional regulator — protein sequence MLELRMVKNNIGHRFGQIRRLHRMLVDAQLGDIGLSPGQPPVIMLLHEMSGCTHNELAHAMDIRPATLTVMLTRMERAGWVERKGDQRDHRISRIFSTEKGEQAYEFLRRVSDENERLMLSNLPPEDILVLNRCIVQMTANMQRELARILEDKQQKIKKA from the coding sequence TTGTTGGAGTTGAGAATGGTGAAAAACAATATTGGCCATCGGTTCGGACAGATCCGGCGGCTACACCGTATGCTTGTGGATGCGCAGCTGGGGGATATCGGGCTTTCTCCCGGGCAGCCGCCGGTCATCATGTTGCTGCATGAGATGAGCGGTTGTACGCATAACGAACTGGCCCATGCCATGGATATACGCCCAGCGACCCTGACCGTCATGCTGACGCGGATGGAGCGGGCTGGTTGGGTAGAGCGCAAGGGCGACCAGCGCGATCACCGCATATCCCGTATTTTTTCTACAGAGAAGGGCGAGCAGGCATACGAGTTTCTGCGCCGTGTTTCAGATGAGAACGAGCGGCTGATGCTTTCGAACCTTCCGCCTGAGGACATTCTGGTGTTGAACCGGTGTATCGTACAGATGACGGCCAACATGCAAAGGGAGCTTGCGCGCATCCTGGAGGATAAGCAGCAAAAGATTAAAAAGGCATAA